One genomic segment of Paraburkholderia phymatum STM815 includes these proteins:
- a CDS encoding DUF899 domain-containing protein produces the protein MSTASSLVPADELAKRNGSHFPNESVEYRRARDALLAEEIELRRHIERVAEQRRRLPPGGEVTGDYRFVGEAGSVDFAGLFGDKATLVIYSFMFGPQRERPCPMCTSLLGAWDGEARDITQRIALAVVARSPIERLVAFKEERGWRALKLYSDVNGVYSRDFGAINDDGGDDPAFHVFTRRDGTIRHFYASEMGFATADPGQDPRGAPDLMPMWTIFDMTPEGRDPHWYPKLDYAR, from the coding sequence ATGTCTACTGCATCTTCTCTCGTGCCCGCCGACGAGCTCGCGAAGCGCAACGGCAGCCACTTTCCGAACGAGAGCGTCGAGTATCGCCGCGCGCGCGACGCACTGCTCGCGGAGGAAATCGAGCTTCGACGGCATATCGAACGCGTCGCCGAGCAGCGCAGGCGGCTGCCGCCGGGGGGCGAGGTGACGGGCGACTATCGCTTCGTCGGCGAGGCGGGTTCTGTCGATTTCGCGGGGCTATTCGGCGATAAGGCGACACTCGTGATCTACAGCTTCATGTTCGGGCCGCAGCGCGAGCGGCCATGTCCGATGTGCACGTCGTTGCTGGGCGCATGGGACGGCGAGGCGCGCGACATTACGCAGCGCATCGCGCTCGCCGTGGTCGCGCGTTCGCCCATCGAGCGGCTGGTCGCGTTCAAGGAAGAACGCGGCTGGCGCGCGCTGAAGCTGTATTCGGACGTGAACGGCGTGTACAGTCGCGACTTCGGCGCGATCAATGACGACGGCGGCGACGACCCCGCGTTCCACGTCTTCACGCGCCGCGACGGCACGATCCGGCATTTCTATGCATCGGAAATGGGCTTCGCGACCGCCGATCCGGGGCAGGATCCGCGCGGCGCGCCGGATCTGATGCCGATGTGGACGATCTTCGACATGACGCCCGAAGGGCGCGATCCGCATTGGTATCCGAAGCTCGACTACGCGCGTTGA
- a CDS encoding alpha/beta fold hydrolase, which translates to MQTDDELKHFESHGAAPLPEALEEGFVDHAGARIAWSTYGSGQPLVLLHGGLGHRGNWGYQVPALVGAGYRVILIDSRGHGSSTRDAQPYSYELMASDVLAVLDALHVQRAAFIGWSDGACTALILGRHARERVAGVFFFACNMDPGGAKEFVPTPVIDRCFSRHRADYRALSATPDDFDAFVAAVSEMQRTQPDYSKEDLAQTGVRVTVAIGEHDEFIRQEHAAYLAQSMPDAELIVLPNVSHFAPLQRPALFNGVIARFAGTAFGSTN; encoded by the coding sequence ATGCAAACGGACGACGAGTTGAAACATTTCGAATCTCACGGCGCCGCGCCGCTGCCTGAGGCGCTGGAAGAAGGCTTCGTGGATCACGCGGGCGCGCGCATTGCGTGGTCGACCTACGGCAGCGGGCAGCCGTTGGTGCTGCTGCACGGCGGCCTCGGGCATCGCGGCAACTGGGGGTATCAGGTGCCGGCGCTCGTCGGGGCGGGCTATCGCGTGATCCTGATCGACAGCCGCGGACACGGCAGCAGCACGCGCGATGCGCAACCGTACAGCTACGAGCTGATGGCGTCCGATGTGCTTGCCGTGCTCGATGCGCTGCACGTGCAACGGGCTGCGTTCATCGGCTGGAGCGACGGCGCATGCACCGCGTTGATTCTCGGCCGGCATGCACGGGAGCGCGTCGCAGGTGTGTTCTTCTTCGCATGCAACATGGACCCGGGCGGCGCGAAGGAATTCGTGCCGACGCCCGTGATCGACCGATGCTTCAGCCGGCATCGCGCGGACTATCGCGCTTTGTCCGCCACACCGGATGACTTCGACGCTTTCGTCGCCGCTGTCAGCGAGATGCAGCGCACGCAGCCGGATTACTCGAAAGAAGATCTTGCGCAGACGGGCGTGCGGGTCACCGTGGCGATCGGCGAACACGACGAGTTCATCCGCCAGGAGCACGCTGCGTATCTGGCGCAAAGCATGCCCGACGCCGAACTGATCGTGCTGCCCAACGTCAGCCATTTTGCGCCGCTGCAAAGGCCGGCACTGTTCAACGGCGTGATCGCGCGGTTCGCGGGAACCGCCTTCGGATCGACGAACTGA
- a CDS encoding efflux transporter outer membrane subunit produces MKRIPALNTVRTGWAWLPIMFALNACTTVGPNYTLPDNAAVNAPYANTTIDGADKAPVTQQAVPSKWWRLYDDPVLDQLVTQALSSNTDLRVAASNLARSRAQLDFANEQGGFSGKTSAAFQRAQESAEQYLLTEKLPVINEGALDLSVSYEIDLFGKLRRGVEAAKADDEAIEAALDLARITVVADVVRAYVESCSASQELEIAQQSLSLQKQRVKLTQRLRDAGRGNQPDVTRGQTQADTLAADIPRFVARRRAAQYRLAMLLARAPSALPPAALACSKLPQLKQPIPVGDGAALLRRRPDVRQAERLLAASTARIGVATAALYPSVSIGASAGSIGVAEDLFGPATNRWAFGPLISWTFPINGQRARVHEAEAATSGALAHFDGVVLNALRETQTSLSTYASDTTRADALRTAYKSAIQSADETHRLYAAGRESFLSDLDATRTLTSVAAQVSAAEGQVALDQVNLFLALGGGWEEDKPNADGKVGSKTE; encoded by the coding sequence ATGAAACGCATCCCTGCACTGAACACCGTGCGCACTGGCTGGGCATGGCTGCCCATCATGTTCGCGTTGAACGCCTGTACGACCGTCGGCCCGAACTACACGTTGCCCGACAACGCCGCCGTCAACGCGCCGTATGCGAACACGACGATCGACGGTGCGGACAAGGCGCCCGTCACGCAGCAGGCCGTGCCGTCGAAGTGGTGGCGTCTGTACGACGATCCCGTGCTCGATCAGCTGGTGACGCAAGCGCTGTCGTCGAATACCGATCTGCGCGTCGCCGCGTCGAATCTCGCACGCTCGCGCGCGCAACTCGACTTCGCGAACGAACAGGGCGGCTTCTCCGGCAAGACGTCGGCGGCCTTCCAGCGCGCGCAGGAGTCGGCCGAGCAGTATCTGCTGACGGAGAAGCTGCCCGTCATCAATGAAGGCGCACTCGACCTGAGCGTGTCGTACGAAATCGATCTGTTCGGCAAGCTGCGGCGCGGCGTCGAGGCTGCGAAAGCCGACGACGAAGCCATTGAAGCCGCGCTCGATCTCGCGCGCATCACCGTGGTCGCGGATGTCGTGCGCGCCTATGTCGAGTCGTGCTCGGCGTCGCAAGAACTCGAGATCGCGCAGCAATCGCTGTCGTTGCAGAAGCAACGGGTCAAGCTCACGCAACGGCTGCGCGATGCGGGTCGCGGCAACCAGCCCGACGTGACGCGCGGCCAGACCCAGGCCGACACGCTCGCCGCCGACATCCCGCGCTTCGTCGCGCGGCGCCGCGCCGCGCAATACCGGCTCGCGATGCTGCTCGCACGTGCGCCGTCCGCGCTGCCGCCTGCCGCCCTCGCCTGCAGCAAGCTGCCGCAACTGAAGCAGCCGATCCCCGTCGGCGACGGCGCCGCGCTGCTCAGGCGCCGGCCCGACGTGCGCCAGGCCGAGCGGCTGCTGGCGGCATCGACGGCACGCATCGGCGTCGCGACGGCGGCGCTATATCCGTCCGTCAGCATCGGCGCATCGGCGGGCTCCATCGGCGTCGCCGAAGATCTGTTCGGTCCGGCGACGAACCGCTGGGCGTTCGGTCCGCTCATCAGCTGGACTTTCCCGATCAACGGTCAGCGCGCGCGCGTCCACGAAGCGGAGGCGGCGACGAGCGGTGCGCTCGCGCATTTCGACGGCGTCGTGCTGAATGCGCTGCGCGAAACGCAGACGAGCCTGTCCACTTACGCATCGGATACGACGCGCGCCGATGCGTTGCGCACCGCGTACAAGTCGGCGATCCAGTCAGCGGATGAAACACACCGTCTGTATGCGGCGGGACGCGAGTCGTTCCTCTCCGACCTCGATGCGACGCGCACGCTCACGAGCGTCGCCGCGCAGGTGTCGGCGGCCGAAGGCCAGGTCGCGCTCGATCAGGTGAACCTGTTCCTCGCGCTCGGTGGCGGCTGGGAAGAGGACAAGCCGAACGCGGACGGCAAGGTCGGATCGAAGACGGAATAA
- a CDS encoding glutathione S-transferase family protein produces the protein MTLTLYAHPFSSYCQKALIALYENGTPFEYRRLDEPGAMDELAARWPIRRFPMLVDDGRTVAEATVIIEHLALYHPGPVRLLPDDPRAALDVRFMDRFFDNYMATPQQKIVFDSMRKEHERDARGVADARALLESAYAWLDHAIKGREWAAGEHFSLADCGAAPFLFYADWTHRIDPQFEHVIAYRKRLLKRPSFARAVDEARPYRHLFPLGAPDRD, from the coding sequence ATGACCTTGACGCTCTACGCCCATCCCTTTTCTTCGTATTGCCAGAAGGCGCTCATCGCGCTCTACGAGAACGGCACGCCGTTCGAATACCGACGCCTCGACGAACCCGGCGCGATGGACGAACTCGCTGCGCGCTGGCCGATCCGGCGCTTTCCGATGCTCGTCGACGACGGCCGCACGGTCGCGGAGGCGACCGTGATCATCGAACACCTCGCGCTGTATCATCCAGGCCCGGTGCGGCTGCTGCCCGACGATCCGCGCGCGGCACTCGATGTGCGCTTCATGGACCGCTTCTTCGACAACTACATGGCGACGCCGCAGCAAAAGATCGTGTTCGATTCGATGCGCAAGGAGCACGAGCGCGATGCGCGCGGCGTCGCCGATGCGCGTGCACTGCTCGAGAGCGCCTATGCGTGGCTCGACCACGCAATAAAGGGCCGCGAATGGGCGGCCGGCGAGCATTTCAGTCTGGCGGACTGCGGTGCCGCGCCGTTCCTCTTCTATGCCGACTGGACGCATCGCATCGATCCGCAGTTTGAACACGTGATCGCGTATCGCAAGCGTCTGTTGAAACGGCCTTCGTTTGCACGCGCGGTTGATGAGGCGCGGCCTTACCGGCATCTCTTTCCGCTCGGCGCGCCGGATCGCGACTGA
- a CDS encoding NADP-dependent isocitrate dehydrogenase — protein MSNKQPTIIYTLTDEAPLLATSAFLPIIRTFTSPAGVNVETSDISVASRILGEFPEFLTEEQRVPDNLAELGRLTQDPDTNIIKLPNISASVFQLVSAIKELQSKGFKVPDYPEDPKNEEEKAIQKRYSKCLGSAVNPVLREGNSDRRAPAAVKNYAKKHPHSMAEWSMASRTHVAHMKHGDFYHGEKSITNDKAREVRMELVTKRGETIVLKPKVSLQEGEIVDSMFMSKKALVEFYEDQMEDAHKTGVMLSLHVKATMMKVSHPIVFGHAVKVFYKDAFAKHQKLFDELGVNVNNGLVDLYTKIEALPESQREEVIRDMHACHEHRPALAMVDSAKGISNLHAPNDVIVDASMPAMIRAGGKMWGADGRPADTKCLIPESTFARIYQEIINFCKTNGAFDPRTMGTVPNVGLMAQKAEEYGSHDKTFEIKEDGEARIVDNATGEVLTALTQPVEQGDIWRMCLVKDAPIRDWVKLAVTRARNSGTPAVFWLDPYRPHENELIKKVQTYLKDHDTNGLDIQIMSQVRAMRYTLERVIRGLDTISVTGNILRDYLTDLFPIMELGTSAKMLSIVPLMAGGGMYETGAGGSAPKHVKQLVEENHLRWDSLGEFLALAVSLEELGIKTGNNKAKVLAKTLDAATGKLLDNNRSPSPKTGALDNRGSQFYLAMYWAQELAAQTDDAELAAKFGPLAKVLTDNEATIVGELTDVQGKEVDIGGYYKPDFAKLEAVMRPSKTLNAALAAVTA, from the coding sequence ATGAGTAACAAGCAACCTACGATCATCTACACCCTGACCGACGAAGCCCCGCTGCTCGCGACGAGTGCCTTTCTGCCGATCATCCGTACGTTTACCTCTCCGGCTGGCGTCAATGTCGAGACCAGCGACATTTCGGTGGCAAGCCGTATCCTCGGCGAATTCCCGGAATTTCTGACGGAAGAGCAGCGCGTGCCGGACAACCTGGCCGAGCTCGGCCGCCTCACGCAAGACCCGGACACGAACATCATCAAGCTGCCGAACATTTCGGCGTCGGTGTTCCAGCTGGTCAGCGCGATCAAGGAACTGCAGTCGAAGGGCTTCAAGGTGCCGGACTATCCGGAAGACCCGAAGAACGAGGAAGAAAAGGCGATCCAGAAGCGTTACTCGAAGTGCCTCGGCTCGGCCGTGAACCCGGTTCTGCGCGAAGGCAACTCGGACCGCCGTGCGCCCGCCGCCGTGAAGAACTACGCGAAGAAGCATCCGCATAGCATGGCCGAGTGGAGCATGGCGTCGCGCACCCACGTTGCGCACATGAAGCATGGCGACTTCTACCACGGCGAAAAGTCGATCACCAACGACAAGGCACGTGAAGTTCGCATGGAACTCGTCACGAAGCGCGGCGAGACGATCGTGCTGAAGCCGAAGGTTTCGCTGCAGGAAGGCGAGATCGTCGACAGCATGTTCATGAGCAAGAAGGCGCTGGTCGAATTCTACGAAGACCAGATGGAAGACGCGCACAAGACGGGCGTGATGCTGTCTCTGCACGTGAAGGCGACGATGATGAAGGTCTCGCACCCGATCGTCTTCGGTCATGCCGTCAAGGTGTTCTACAAGGACGCATTCGCGAAGCACCAGAAGCTGTTCGACGAACTCGGCGTGAACGTCAACAACGGCCTCGTCGACCTGTACACGAAGATCGAGGCGCTGCCGGAATCGCAGCGCGAAGAGGTGATCCGCGACATGCACGCATGCCACGAGCATCGACCGGCGCTGGCGATGGTCGATTCGGCGAAGGGCATCTCGAACCTGCATGCACCGAACGATGTGATCGTCGACGCGTCGATGCCCGCGATGATCCGCGCAGGCGGCAAGATGTGGGGCGCCGACGGCCGTCCCGCCGACACGAAGTGCCTGATTCCCGAAAGCACGTTCGCGCGCATCTACCAGGAAATCATCAACTTCTGCAAGACCAACGGCGCATTCGATCCGCGCACGATGGGCACGGTGCCGAACGTCGGCCTGATGGCGCAGAAGGCGGAAGAGTACGGCTCGCACGACAAGACGTTCGAGATCAAGGAAGACGGCGAAGCACGCATCGTCGACAACGCGACGGGTGAAGTGCTGACGGCGCTCACGCAGCCGGTCGAGCAGGGCGACATCTGGCGCATGTGCCTCGTGAAGGACGCACCGATCCGCGACTGGGTCAAGCTTGCTGTCACGCGCGCGCGCAACTCGGGCACGCCCGCCGTCTTCTGGCTCGACCCGTACCGTCCGCATGAAAACGAACTGATCAAGAAGGTGCAGACGTACCTGAAGGATCACGACACGAACGGCCTCGACATCCAGATCATGTCGCAGGTTCGCGCAATGCGTTACACGCTGGAGCGTGTGATCCGCGGTCTGGACACCATCTCGGTGACGGGCAACATCCTGCGCGACTACCTGACCGACCTGTTCCCGATCATGGAACTGGGCACGTCGGCGAAGATGCTGTCGATCGTACCGCTGATGGCGGGCGGCGGCATGTACGAGACGGGTGCGGGCGGTTCGGCACCGAAGCACGTCAAGCAGCTGGTCGAAGAAAACCACCTGCGCTGGGATTCGCTGGGCGAGTTCCTCGCGCTGGCCGTGTCGCTGGAAGAGCTGGGCATCAAGACGGGCAACAACAAGGCGAAGGTGCTGGCGAAGACGCTCGACGCTGCGACGGGCAAGCTGCTCGACAACAACAGGAGCCCTTCGCCGAAGACGGGTGCGCTCGACAATCGCGGCAGCCAGTTCTACCTCGCCATGTACTGGGCGCAGGAACTGGCCGCGCAGACGGACGACGCGGAACTCGCCGCGAAGTTCGGCCCGCTCGCCAAGGTATTGACTGACAACGAAGCGACGATCGTTGGCGAACTGACGGACGTGCAGGGCAAGGAAGTCGACATCGGCGGTTATTACAAGCCGGACTTCGCGAAGCTCGAAGCGGTGATGCGTCCGAGCAAGACGCTCAACGCCGCGCTGGCTGCCGTGACGGCGTAA
- a CDS encoding FUSC family protein: protein MVYPSVRDWLFSAKTFAAAMIALYIGLALELPRPYWAMATVYIVSNPFVGATRSKALYRALGTVLGASGAVLIVPPFVESPFLFSVIVASWTGTLLYLSLNDRTARSYVFLLAGYTLPLIALPAVTNPTTVFDLAIARTEEITLGIVVASIVGSVVFPLRLAPTVIERTDAWFRDAAFYASETLSGHIAGASISASRQRLAATVNGLEFLLSQLTYDHTRPDIVRRARALQGRMQIFLPLISSMADPLIELVRERGGHPPELETLLADVARWIKAPTLDAKHADEPDHEAQALRGRVDMLKPSAQALASWEGALLSNALWRLGQVIDVWRDIRCLRAAIVHETVLWRPHFRHWRLGGTERYFDYGMMLFSTASAVCAIVVASGLWITSGWNDGASAVALAAVSICFFAALDEPAPAVFKFFLATCASVVLAGVYVFVVLPLVHDFAMLVVIFAGPFLIIGTLIPRPQFTLVTLLTAVNTATFISIQSAYEADFFVFLNSNLAGVAGLLFAFVWTRATRPFGAELAAERLTRSAWADVVVSASTAAIEDQRNLYSRMLDRLMQLLPRHAASDSHRHPSIESFRDFRVALNALDLRRTRRKLTGDLQAAIDDVLVGVRQYFEQCLAHRSRRPVPATLIEAIDAAVARVATHSIAQGQPGSQQQPEQPAQRRVEQALAPAAPYSERWLRDTLNALVGMRLSLFPPHPAPGSHVPPEPETAA, encoded by the coding sequence ATGGTTTATCCCTCAGTCCGCGACTGGCTGTTTTCCGCCAAGACGTTCGCGGCGGCGATGATTGCGCTGTATATCGGCCTTGCGCTCGAACTGCCCCGCCCTTACTGGGCGATGGCGACCGTCTATATCGTCTCGAATCCGTTCGTCGGCGCGACGCGCTCGAAGGCGCTGTACCGCGCGCTCGGCACTGTGCTCGGCGCGTCGGGCGCCGTGTTGATCGTGCCGCCGTTCGTCGAGTCGCCATTCCTGTTCAGCGTGATCGTGGCGTCGTGGACGGGCACGCTGCTGTATCTGTCGCTCAACGACCGCACCGCGCGCAGCTATGTGTTCCTGCTCGCGGGCTACACGCTGCCGCTGATCGCGCTGCCCGCCGTCACCAATCCCACCACCGTGTTCGATCTCGCCATCGCGCGCACGGAAGAGATTACGCTGGGCATCGTCGTCGCGAGCATCGTCGGCAGTGTGGTGTTTCCGCTCCGCCTTGCGCCGACCGTGATCGAGCGCACCGACGCCTGGTTTCGCGACGCCGCGTTCTACGCGAGCGAAACGCTGTCTGGGCATATCGCGGGCGCGTCGATCTCGGCCTCGCGCCAGCGGCTCGCGGCCACCGTCAACGGTCTTGAATTCCTGCTGAGCCAGCTGACCTACGACCACACGCGTCCCGACATCGTGCGCCGCGCGCGCGCATTGCAAGGCCGCATGCAGATTTTCCTGCCGCTGATCTCGTCGATGGCCGATCCGCTGATCGAGCTGGTCCGCGAGCGCGGCGGGCATCCGCCCGAACTCGAGACGCTGCTGGCCGACGTCGCCAGGTGGATCAAGGCGCCGACACTCGACGCGAAGCACGCCGACGAGCCCGACCATGAAGCGCAAGCGCTGCGCGGCCGCGTCGACATGTTGAAGCCGTCGGCGCAGGCGCTCGCGAGCTGGGAAGGCGCGCTGCTGTCGAACGCGCTGTGGCGCCTGGGACAGGTGATCGACGTGTGGCGCGACATCCGCTGCCTGCGCGCAGCCATCGTCCACGAAACGGTCTTGTGGCGGCCGCACTTTCGCCACTGGCGGCTGGGCGGCACCGAGCGCTATTTCGACTACGGCATGATGTTGTTCTCGACGGCGTCGGCCGTCTGCGCGATTGTCGTCGCATCCGGATTGTGGATTACGTCGGGCTGGAACGACGGCGCGTCGGCCGTGGCGCTCGCGGCCGTGTCGATCTGCTTCTTCGCCGCGCTCGACGAACCAGCGCCCGCTGTCTTCAAGTTCTTCCTCGCGACCTGCGCGAGCGTCGTGCTGGCCGGGGTTTACGTGTTCGTCGTGTTGCCGCTGGTGCACGATTTCGCGATGCTGGTCGTGATTTTCGCCGGACCGTTCCTGATCATCGGCACGCTCATTCCGCGCCCGCAATTCACGCTCGTGACGCTGCTCACTGCCGTCAACACAGCAACCTTCATCAGCATCCAGAGCGCCTACGAAGCCGACTTCTTCGTGTTTCTCAACAGCAATCTGGCGGGTGTCGCGGGCTTGCTGTTCGCTTTTGTCTGGACGCGCGCCACGCGTCCGTTCGGCGCGGAGCTGGCCGCCGAGCGGCTCACGCGTTCCGCATGGGCCGATGTCGTGGTGAGCGCCTCGACGGCCGCGATCGAAGACCAGCGCAATCTGTACTCGCGCATGCTCGACCGGCTGATGCAGCTGCTGCCGCGCCATGCCGCGAGCGATTCGCACCGCCATCCTTCGATCGAAAGCTTCCGCGACTTCCGCGTCGCACTCAATGCGCTGGATCTGCGCCGTACGCGCCGAAAGCTGACGGGCGACCTGCAAGCCGCCATCGATGACGTGCTGGTCGGCGTGCGGCAGTATTTCGAGCAATGCCTCGCGCACCGCTCACGGCGGCCGGTGCCCGCCACGCTGATCGAAGCGATCGATGCCGCCGTCGCGCGCGTGGCGACGCACAGCATCGCGCAGGGACAGCCCGGCTCGCAGCAGCAGCCGGAACAACCCGCGCAAAGGCGGGTGGAACAGGCCCTCGCCCCCGCGGCGCCTTACAGCGAGCGCTGGTTGCGCGACACGCTCAACGCGCTGGTCGGCATGCGCCTGTCGCTGTTCCCGCCGCATCCTGCACCCGGCAGCCATGTGCCGCCCGAACCGGAGACGGCAGCGTGA
- a CDS encoding DUF1656 domain-containing protein has product MIGEIDVLGVFVPAVLVLMFIAYLLNLAIRTVLARVGFYRLVWHRSIFDLGIYVLVLGLVVIVSHRFIT; this is encoded by the coding sequence ATGATCGGCGAAATCGACGTTCTCGGCGTATTCGTGCCCGCCGTACTGGTGCTGATGTTCATCGCCTATTTGCTCAATCTGGCGATCCGCACGGTGCTCGCGCGCGTGGGCTTCTATCGCCTCGTGTGGCACCGCTCCATTTTCGACCTCGGCATTTATGTTCTCGTGCTGGGGCTTGTCGTCATCGTTTCGCACCGGTTCATAACGTGA
- a CDS encoding MFS transporter, with the protein MRAHRHAFFASLFFSRLADQILLFLVPLVVFQTTQQATWSGIAFFIEAFPRYLVFPVCGALCDRISPVKVLRASQRCRAIACVAGIAGFSIVGGIGWLIALSAVCGALTSQGLVAREVLLPQVFSSERFEKVLSYAQIADQMGVVLGPILAGVLLGWWRWEYVVGIAALLFFAADGATLLWEHVSAFEWRAHQHVAAVEWLAPVKTALAHVVRLPGLGRLVALAAAENLVIGATLATSAAMVTGLHRRPDAFYTFVQTAGAVATIAILLLIARVRIPRKALGRVSFLAIFAGGLLAGLSPSVWGYVAGFLLIVGFDKMFSIYIRSVRQAIIPAKDYGKTLGVVIMLNNLTQPLAGLLVGMFAGNGRMSEVVVGISLGMGALGAVVVLAGRGAGRRRAAAHGQTRAE; encoded by the coding sequence ATGCGCGCTCACCGTCACGCGTTCTTCGCATCGCTGTTCTTCTCGCGGCTCGCGGACCAGATCCTGCTTTTTCTCGTGCCGCTCGTCGTGTTTCAGACCACGCAACAGGCGACGTGGTCTGGCATCGCGTTCTTCATCGAGGCGTTCCCGCGCTATCTCGTGTTTCCCGTGTGCGGCGCGCTATGCGACCGCATATCGCCCGTCAAGGTGCTGCGCGCGAGCCAGCGTTGTCGCGCGATCGCGTGTGTGGCGGGCATCGCGGGCTTTTCGATCGTCGGCGGGATCGGCTGGCTGATTGCGCTATCGGCCGTATGCGGCGCATTGACCAGCCAGGGGCTCGTCGCGCGCGAGGTGCTGCTGCCGCAGGTGTTCAGCTCCGAGCGCTTCGAGAAGGTGCTGTCGTATGCGCAGATCGCCGATCAGATGGGCGTCGTGCTCGGCCCGATACTCGCGGGTGTGCTGCTCGGCTGGTGGCGCTGGGAATACGTGGTGGGCATCGCGGCCTTGCTGTTCTTCGCCGCCGATGGCGCGACGCTGCTCTGGGAGCACGTCAGCGCGTTCGAATGGCGCGCGCATCAGCATGTCGCCGCGGTCGAATGGCTCGCGCCCGTAAAAACGGCGCTCGCGCATGTCGTGCGTCTGCCCGGTTTGGGAAGACTCGTCGCGCTCGCCGCCGCCGAAAATCTCGTGATCGGCGCGACGCTCGCGACATCTGCCGCGATGGTGACGGGTCTGCATCGCCGGCCGGATGCGTTCTATACCTTCGTGCAGACGGCGGGCGCCGTCGCGACGATCGCGATTCTGCTGCTGATCGCACGCGTACGGATACCGCGCAAGGCGTTGGGACGGGTGTCGTTTCTCGCGATCTTCGCGGGCGGCCTGCTCGCGGGCCTGAGTCCTTCCGTGTGGGGTTACGTCGCTGGTTTTCTGCTGATCGTCGGATTCGACAAGATGTTCAGCATCTATATCCGCAGCGTGCGGCAAGCGATCATTCCCGCAAAGGACTACGGCAAGACGCTCGGCGTCGTGATCATGCTCAACAACCTGACGCAGCCGCTGGCGGGCTTGCTGGTCGGCATGTTCGCGGGCAATGGACGGATGAGCGAGGTAGTCGTCGGAATTTCGCTCGGCATGGGGGCGCTGGGGGCGGTCGTCGTGCTCGCGGGTCGCGGCGCGGGACGGCGCCGCGCTGCAGCCCACGGGCAAACGCGTGCAGAGTGA
- a CDS encoding efflux RND transporter periplasmic adaptor subunit — MKKTWFSIGQILLTLIVVVIAAAVLWKLVDYYMFAPWTRDGHVRADVIQVAPDVSGLITEVKVVDNQQVKRGDVLFVIDQARYTLALRNAQATAQQRRATLDQARREDARNRTLGNLVAREAVEETHSRVEQAAAALSDAEVAIDTARLNLQRTVIVSPVDGYLNDRAPRAGEFVSAGRAVLSVVDMHSFRVDGYFEETKLHGIDIGQQVDIKVMGEPNTLRGHVQSIVAAIEDRDRQQSPNLLPNVNPAFSWVRLAQRIPVRVALDEIPADFRMIAGRTATVSVRGIEPTKGRRAAASDAAAASAPASAAGASVVGASIVGTAPSSATHPASGASQ, encoded by the coding sequence GTGAAAAAAACCTGGTTCTCAATCGGGCAGATCCTGCTCACCCTGATCGTCGTCGTGATCGCAGCGGCCGTGTTGTGGAAGCTCGTCGACTACTACATGTTCGCGCCGTGGACGCGCGACGGCCACGTGCGCGCCGACGTGATCCAGGTTGCACCCGACGTGTCGGGTCTCATCACCGAAGTAAAGGTCGTCGACAACCAGCAGGTCAAGCGCGGCGACGTGCTGTTCGTCATCGATCAGGCCCGCTATACACTCGCGCTGCGTAACGCGCAGGCCACCGCGCAGCAGCGCCGCGCAACGCTCGATCAGGCGCGCCGCGAAGACGCCCGCAACCGCACGCTCGGCAATCTCGTCGCGCGTGAAGCGGTGGAAGAAACGCACTCGCGCGTCGAACAGGCTGCCGCCGCGCTCTCCGACGCCGAAGTCGCGATCGACACCGCCCGTCTGAACCTGCAGCGCACGGTGATCGTCAGTCCCGTCGACGGCTATCTGAACGACCGCGCGCCGCGCGCCGGCGAATTCGTGTCGGCGGGCCGCGCGGTGCTGTCGGTGGTCGACATGCATTCGTTCCGCGTGGACGGCTACTTCGAGGAAACCAAGCTGCATGGCATCGACATCGGCCAGCAGGTCGACATCAAGGTGATGGGCGAGCCGAACACGCTGCGCGGCCATGTGCAGAGCATCGTCGCCGCGATCGAGGACCGCGACCGTCAGCAAAGCCCGAACCTTCTGCCGAACGTGAACCCGGCGTTCAGCTGGGTGCGCCTCGCTCAGCGCATTCCCGTACGCGTCGCGCTCGACGAGATTCCCGCCGACTTCCGCATGATCGCGGGCCGCACTGCGACGGTGTCGGTGCGCGGCATCGAGCCGACGAAGGGGCGGCGCGCGGCGGCTTCGGATGCGGCTGCCGCCTCTGCGCCTGCGTCGGCTGCGGGTGCTTCCGTCGTGGGCGCGTCGATCGTCGGGACGGCGCCGTCGAGCGCCACGCATCCCGCATCGGGCGCATCGCAATGA